One region of candidate division KSB1 bacterium genomic DNA includes:
- a CDS encoding DUF1926 domain-containing protein — protein MGTIHLALGIHNHQPVGNFDFVFEDAYQRAYLPFLEVLERHPFVRVAEHYSGILLEWLEKNHPDFLDRLARLVDRGQVEMMTGGYYEPILPIIPDRDKLGQIAKLTDYLVSRFGKRPRGLWLAERVWEPHLPRPLREAGVEYVVIDDAHLKYSGLQEEELVGYFLTEEAGFTVNIFPISERLRYTIPFRPVEETLDYLRQMADESGRRLIVFADDGEKFGIWPGTYEHCYQGGWLEAFFQALEANRDWIRILHFSEALDQLEPRGRVYLPTASYREMMEWALPARAIHEYEDFEDKLKQANLFDRYKVFVRGGFWRNFLAKYEEANHLHKKMLRVSRKVRDAAERYGQDHEVVKRARDHLWAGQCNCPYWHGVFGGLYLTNLRYAVYHELIQAEKELDTLRGNAGNGWIDWETADFNGDGRREIIVETPTWQLIFEPDYGGRLVELDYKGTGINLLDTMTRREEGYHRKLLRAANPSPSSGEVASIHDLLLAKEEGLEKRLTYDWYRRCSLVDHFLDPHTTLDDFARCKYGEQGDFVLSPYQASVIEGSSQSTVRLTREGAVWVNGSQRAVRLEKLVSVNPASAELEFRIRVANPGPESLELWYACELNFALLAGEAPDRYFRFPGAEQQPRHLASSGEVRSTEWIALVDEWQGVEFRLEFSPAVDVWRFPVETVSMSEAGFERVYQSSVILPNVRRAWGPGEVWEMTIRLRAIPR, from the coding sequence GTGGGCACAATTCATCTTGCGCTGGGGATCCACAATCATCAGCCGGTTGGCAACTTCGATTTTGTCTTTGAGGACGCCTATCAGCGGGCATACCTGCCTTTTCTCGAGGTCCTGGAGCGACATCCCTTTGTGCGAGTCGCTGAGCATTACAGCGGCATTCTTCTCGAATGGCTCGAAAAGAACCATCCGGACTTTCTCGATCGTCTGGCGCGCCTGGTCGATCGAGGCCAGGTGGAGATGATGACGGGCGGTTACTACGAGCCGATTTTGCCCATCATCCCCGACCGTGACAAGTTGGGGCAAATCGCAAAGCTGACCGATTACCTAGTGTCGCGATTCGGCAAACGCCCGCGTGGCCTGTGGCTGGCGGAGCGGGTGTGGGAGCCCCATCTCCCTCGTCCCCTGCGCGAGGCAGGCGTGGAGTATGTCGTGATCGACGATGCCCACCTCAAGTACTCCGGGCTCCAGGAGGAAGAACTCGTCGGCTACTTCCTGACTGAAGAGGCAGGTTTTACGGTCAACATCTTCCCGATCTCCGAGAGGCTGCGCTACACGATCCCCTTCCGCCCGGTCGAGGAGACCCTCGACTACCTGCGACAGATGGCAGACGAAAGCGGGCGCCGTCTTATCGTTTTCGCCGACGACGGCGAGAAGTTTGGCATCTGGCCGGGGACGTACGAGCACTGCTACCAGGGTGGATGGCTCGAGGCTTTCTTCCAGGCTTTGGAAGCGAACCGCGACTGGATCCGTATCCTGCACTTCTCGGAGGCCCTGGATCAGCTTGAACCGCGTGGACGCGTTTACCTGCCCACCGCCTCTTACCGAGAGATGATGGAGTGGGCGCTTCCCGCGCGGGCCATTCACGAGTACGAGGACTTCGAGGACAAGCTCAAGCAGGCGAATCTCTTTGATCGATACAAGGTATTCGTGCGGGGCGGCTTCTGGCGCAATTTTCTGGCCAAGTACGAGGAAGCCAATCACCTCCACAAGAAGATGCTGCGCGTCAGCCGCAAGGTGCGCGACGCCGCGGAACGATACGGCCAGGACCACGAGGTGGTGAAGCGGGCCAGAGATCACTTGTGGGCTGGCCAGTGCAACTGCCCCTATTGGCACGGTGTATTCGGCGGACTCTATCTCACCAACCTCCGCTACGCCGTTTATCATGAGCTTATCCAGGCGGAAAAAGAGCTGGATACCCTGAGGGGCAACGCGGGGAACGGGTGGATCGACTGGGAGACGGCGGACTTCAATGGCGACGGCCGACGCGAGATCATTGTCGAAACCCCGACATGGCAATTGATCTTCGAGCCCGACTACGGCGGGCGCCTGGTGGAGCTTGACTACAAAGGCACCGGGATCAACCTCCTGGACACGATGACCCGTCGCGAGGAGGGGTACCACCGGAAACTGCTTCGGGCGGCCAACCCGAGTCCCTCATCGGGAGAAGTGGCCAGCATCCACGACCTGCTCCTCGCCAAGGAAGAAGGGCTGGAGAAAAGGCTGACGTACGACTGGTATCGCCGCTGCTCATTGGTCGACCATTTCTTGGATCCCCACACGACGCTGGACGATTTTGCGCGTTGCAAGTACGGAGAGCAGGGCGATTTTGTGCTCTCTCCTTATCAGGCCAGTGTAATCGAGGGTTCCAGCCAGTCTACCGTGCGCCTGACAAGGGAAGGGGCTGTGTGGGTGAACGGTAGCCAGAGGGCGGTTCGTCTTGAGAAACTCGTATCCGTGAATCCGGCAAGCGCCGAGCTGGAATTTCGGATTCGCGTCGCCAATCCGGGCCCTGAGTCCTTGGAGCTGTGGTACGCGTGCGAGCTCAATTTCGCCCTCCTGGCCGGGGAGGCGCCCGACCGCTACTTCAGGTTCCCCGGCGCGGAACAGCAGCCTCGGCACCTTGCCAGCAGCGGTGAGGTACGCAGCACGGAGTGGATCGCCCTGGTCGACGAGTGGCAGGGCGTGGAGTTCCGCCTGGAGTTCTCGCCGGCCGTGGACGTGTGGCGCTTCCCGGTGGAGACCGTCTCAATGTCGGAGGCAGGATTCGAGCGCGTGT